A genomic stretch from Campylobacter lari subsp. concheus includes:
- a CDS encoding McrC family protein: MNNTFSIIEYQAFSKEDLKENFKERAERFYKELEDFAKNNEIFLGFKNKNTLKAKNYVGIIQTKSGVLEILPKCMDLEKLEENEPSSEDKEKLKEDTNSKYDKEKLKKYYELENISKNDDCYKKDCKVNPSILLINMLKTLKNSPFKKSQISSLQIAKMPLFEVFITMFLDEFDSVYKKGLMRSYVSREENRAFLKGKLLFNEHIKSNLIHKERFFTSSDEFVLDIAPNRLIKSTLNFLKSKTSLNKFKIIKAMQMLDEVEFSTNYEKDFSFKISRHFDYYENILSWCKIFLQNQSFAPYKGKNEAFALLFPMEKLFENYVAYMFKLANPSKNIKTQSSGKYLISKNDEKCFMLKPDLYIENKMILDTKWKIPDDNEDEKKHGISQSDLYQMFAYANKYEIKEIYLIYPLCERTFDLREKLKTKDIKFLAQGFLKACDEHVKFKVFFAPLPF, from the coding sequence ATGAATAACACCTTTTCTATCATCGAATACCAAGCTTTTTCTAAAGAAGATTTAAAAGAAAACTTCAAAGAAAGAGCTGAAAGATTTTATAAAGAGCTAGAAGACTTCGCAAAAAACAATGAAATTTTTTTAGGCTTTAAAAATAAAAATACCTTAAAAGCTAAAAATTATGTCGGCATTATACAGACTAAAAGCGGTGTTTTAGAAATCTTGCCAAAATGCATGGATTTGGAAAAATTAGAAGAAAATGAACCATCAAGTGAAGATAAAGAAAAATTAAAAGAAGATACTAATTCAAAATACGATAAAGAAAAATTAAAAAAATACTACGAACTAGAAAATATCTCTAAAAATGATGATTGTTATAAAAAAGATTGTAAAGTTAATCCTAGTATTCTTTTAATCAACATGCTAAAAACCTTAAAAAATTCTCCCTTTAAAAAATCTCAAATTTCATCTTTGCAAATTGCTAAAATGCCTTTGTTTGAAGTATTTATCACGATGTTTTTAGATGAATTTGATAGTGTGTATAAAAAAGGTTTGATGAGATCTTATGTAAGTAGAGAAGAAAATAGAGCTTTTTTAAAAGGAAAATTACTATTTAATGAGCATATAAAATCAAATTTAATACACAAAGAAAGATTTTTCACAAGTAGCGATGAATTTGTTTTAGACATAGCGCCAAATCGTTTGATAAAATCAACATTAAATTTTTTAAAATCCAAAACAAGTTTGAATAAATTTAAAATCATCAAAGCTATGCAAATGCTTGATGAGGTAGAATTTTCTACAAATTATGAAAAAGATTTTAGTTTTAAAATTTCAAGACATTTTGATTATTATGAAAATATACTTTCTTGGTGTAAGATATTTTTGCAAAATCAAAGCTTTGCTCCATATAAAGGCAAAAACGAAGCCTTTGCTTTGCTTTTTCCTATGGAAAAGCTTTTTGAAAACTATGTGGCTTATATGTTTAAACTTGCTAATCCTAGTAAAAATATAAAAACCCAAAGTAGTGGAAAGTATTTAATCTCAAAAAATGATGAAAAATGTTTTATGTTAAAGCCTGATTTATATATAGAAAATAAAATGATCTTAGATACCAAATGGAAAATTCCAGATGATAACGAAGATGAGAAAAAGCATGGTATATCACAAAGCGATTTATACCAAATGTTTGCTTATGCAAATAAATATGAGATAAAGGAAATTTATCTTATTTATCCTCTATGTGAGAGAACTTTTGATTTAAGAGAGAAGTTAAAGACTAAAGATATTAAGTTTTTAGCACAAGGTTTTTTAAAAGCTTGCGATGAACATGTAAAGTTTAAGGTATTTTTCGCACCTTTACCTTTTTAG